The Choristoneura fumiferana chromosome 11, NRCan_CFum_1, whole genome shotgun sequence genome includes a region encoding these proteins:
- the LOC141432927 gene encoding ras-related protein ORAB-1-like, translating into MNPEYDYLFKLLLIGDSGVGKSCLLLRFADDTYTESYISTIGVDFKIRTVELDGKTIKLQIWDTAGQERFRTITSSYYRGAHGIIIVYDCTDQDSFSNVKQWLEEIDRYACDNVNKLLVGNKCDLTTKKVNVSKNVAHQFVISTPDLVIIPPQITTNCGVTTSPIVIILPGDKKLKG; encoded by the exons ATGAATCCAGAATA CGACTACTTGTTCAAGCTCCTGCTTATTGGAGACTCTGGAGTGGGGAAATCCTGTCTCTTGCTCAGATTTGCCGATGACACATACACAGAAAGCTATATCAGCACCATCGGCGTTGATTTTAAAATTAGGACTGTTGAATTAGATGGCAAGacaataaagttacaaatatgGGACACAGCGGGGCAGGAGCGGTTTAGGACCATCACCTCATCATACTACAGAGGAGCACATGGCATTATTATAGTGTATGACTGCACGGACCAG GATTCGTTCAGCAACGTGAAGCAATGGCTCGAAGAGATAGACCGCTACGCGTGTGACAACGTGAACAAACTGCTCGTGGGCAATAAGTGCGATCTGACCACCAAGAAAGTT AACGTTTCCAAAAACGTGGCGCACCAATTTGTCATATCTACCCCAGATCTCGTAATTATACCTCCACAAATAACTACAAATTGTGGGGTGACCACATCACCCATCGTAATAATACTCCCTGGTGATAAAAAGCTGAAGGGTTAA